The DNA sequence ACGTAGATGGCGATGATGTCGAAAGCCGGATACACGGAAAGATGTCATCTAAAAAACAATTAATTACTGACTCGCTCTTCGGCACGATCAATGACCATCAAAGATTTCTAATCAAACAGTCTTGGCTTCATATTCAACAGCTAGAGGGACATATTGTAGAGGTGGAAAAAAGAATTGACCAGCTTCTAGAGGAATATAAAGAAGAACTTCATTTACTTCTGACCATTCCTGGAATAAAGAAAGATACAGCAGCTATCATTATTGCCGAGATTGGAGTGGATATGAACCAATTCCCAACCTCTCAACACTTAGCTTCGTGGGCAGGTGTATCTCCTGGCAATCATGAAAGTGCAGGGAAACGCAAGAGTACTCGGACAACCAAGGGAAATCCGCACATTAAATCAGCCATGTGTGAAGTAGCCTGGGCCGTTTCAAGAAGTCGAAATAGGTGGTTAGCTACGAAATACTGGTCTACTGCGGCTAGGAGAGGAAAGAAAAAAGCACTCGTTGCGACATCGCATCGAATGCTTCGAATCATTTACTCCATGCTTATAAACAAGGAGCCATTTAAAGAAAGACAAGTTATTTAGTATAACCAAAACCAAATAGAAGTATACACGGTTACCCTCCTACCGGTAGCCCTGCTTTCTTATTGGCTTTTTTAGGTTATT is a window from the Bacillus infantis NRRL B-14911 genome containing:
- a CDS encoding IS110 family RNA-guided transposase; this encodes MDVFIERCAGLDVHSETIVACVLTGKQDEDLIRVTETFPTLTKDLFRLLKWLEDHGVSHIAMESTGVYWKPVFNILEDFFDITLANAQRIKNVPGRKTDVSDAEWIAKLLRHGLIEKSFVPPSDIRELRDLTRLRKKWIGHLTSEKNRIQKVLECSNVKLSSVISDVFGVSGRKLLERLVEQGYVDGDDVESRIHGKMSSKKQLITDSLFGTINDHQRFLIKQSWLHIQQLEGHIVEVEKRIDQLLEEYKEELHLLLTIPGIKKDTAAIIIAEIGVDMNQFPTSQHLASWAGVSPGNHESAGKRKSTRTTKGNPHIKSAMCEVAWAVSRSRNRWLATKYWSTAARRGKKKALVATSHRMLRIIYSMLINKEPFKERQVI